The following coding sequences lie in one Sorghum bicolor cultivar BTx623 chromosome 6, Sorghum_bicolor_NCBIv3, whole genome shotgun sequence genomic window:
- the LOC8069464 gene encoding uncharacterized protein LOC8069464 isoform X4 → MASSSVAADMELDRPNLEDYLQSVSLPQEAPHYLHLRDLLDISPVLTQAAGAIVDVYKISEGGSSSNNIGEMMTCGADRNLISRAA, encoded by the exons ATGGCGAGCTCGTCTGTGGCGGCGGACATGGAGCTAGACCGCCCGAACCTGGAGGACTACCTCCAATCCGTCTCGCTCCCGCAGGAGGCGCCCCATTATCTCCATCT GCGTGATCTGCTGGACATCTCGCCGGTGCTAACCCAGGCAGCGGGTGCCATCGTCGAT GTATACAAGATTTCAGAGGGAGGCTCGTCAAGCAACAACATTGGTGAGATGATGACATGTGGCGCTGATAGAAATCTCATCTCACGGGCTGCATAG
- the LOC8069464 gene encoding uncharacterized protein LOC8069464 isoform X2, which produces MASSSVAADMELDRPNLEDYLQSVSLPQEAPHYLHLRDLLDISPVLTQAAGAIVDMSWFMSREGNLNAHTGKWDLVNSTSESTSRYTRFQREARQATTLVR; this is translated from the exons ATGGCGAGCTCGTCTGTGGCGGCGGACATGGAGCTAGACCGCCCGAACCTGGAGGACTACCTCCAATCCGTCTCGCTCCCGCAGGAGGCGCCCCATTATCTCCATCT GCGTGATCTGCTGGACATCTCGCCGGTGCTAACCCAGGCAGCGGGTGCCATCGTCGAT ATGTCTTGGTTTATGTCACGGGAAGGCAATCTCAATGCTCATACAGGAAAATGGGATTTGGTGAACTCCACATCAGAAAGCACTTCCAG GTATACAAGATTTCAGAGGGAGGCTCGTCAAGCAACAACATTGGTGAGATGA
- the LOC8069464 gene encoding uncharacterized protein LOC8069464 isoform X1 yields the protein MASSSVAADMELDRPNLEDYLQSVSLPQEAPHYLHLRDLLDISPVLTQAAGAIVDMSWFMSREGNLNAHTGKWDLVNSTSESTSSRYTRFQREARQATTLVR from the exons ATGGCGAGCTCGTCTGTGGCGGCGGACATGGAGCTAGACCGCCCGAACCTGGAGGACTACCTCCAATCCGTCTCGCTCCCGCAGGAGGCGCCCCATTATCTCCATCT GCGTGATCTGCTGGACATCTCGCCGGTGCTAACCCAGGCAGCGGGTGCCATCGTCGAT ATGTCTTGGTTTATGTCACGGGAAGGCAATCTCAATGCTCATACAGGAAAATGGGATTTGGTGAACTCCACATCAGAAAGCACTTCCAG TAGGTATACAAGATTTCAGAGGGAGGCTCGTCAAGCAACAACATTGGTGAGATGA
- the LOC8069464 gene encoding uncharacterized protein LOC8069464 isoform X5, giving the protein MASSSVAADMELDRPNLEDYLQSVSLPQEAPHYLHLRDLLDISPVLTQAAGAIVDVSVAEDVEKEAEDVGSRGSCSFF; this is encoded by the exons ATGGCGAGCTCGTCTGTGGCGGCGGACATGGAGCTAGACCGCCCGAACCTGGAGGACTACCTCCAATCCGTCTCGCTCCCGCAGGAGGCGCCCCATTATCTCCATCT GCGTGATCTGCTGGACATCTCGCCGGTGCTAACCCAGGCAGCGGGTGCCATCGTCGAT GTTTCTGTTGCAGAGGATGTGGAAAAGGAAGCAGAAGATGTAGGAAGTAGGGGTAGCTGTTCTTTTTTTTAA
- the LOC8069464 gene encoding uncharacterized protein LOC8069464 isoform X3 codes for MASSSVAADMELDRPNLEDYLQSVSLPQEAPHYLHLRDLLDISPVLTQAAGAIVDMSWFMSREGNLNAHTGKWDLVNSTSESTSRFLLQRMWKRKQKM; via the exons ATGGCGAGCTCGTCTGTGGCGGCGGACATGGAGCTAGACCGCCCGAACCTGGAGGACTACCTCCAATCCGTCTCGCTCCCGCAGGAGGCGCCCCATTATCTCCATCT GCGTGATCTGCTGGACATCTCGCCGGTGCTAACCCAGGCAGCGGGTGCCATCGTCGAT ATGTCTTGGTTTATGTCACGGGAAGGCAATCTCAATGCTCATACAGGAAAATGGGATTTGGTGAACTCCACATCAGAAAGCACTTCCAG GTTTCTGTTGCAGAGGATGTGGAAAAGGAAGCAGAAGATGTAG